From the genome of Vicia villosa cultivar HV-30 ecotype Madison, WI linkage group LG2, Vvil1.0, whole genome shotgun sequence, one region includes:
- the LOC131649113 gene encoding photosynthetic NDH subunit of lumenal location 1, chloroplastic-like: MVLSSCSLTWTSPSLSHKLNLPHSNRLLRNTPTSSSNNVSCAMETSSSSESKSLRRPLLLGIGALAANLQPTKLLFADEIPDRYRAFVDYSDGYSYVYPSDWKEFDFRAHDSAFKDRYLQLQNVRVRFIPTEKKDIRDLGPMEEVVTDLVKHRYTAPNQIPTIYNMEERTIDGKHYYTVEFELASRNYGSACFTVLAIGNGRSYTLVVGANERRWKKVRNQLKVVADSFRLIDI, translated from the exons ATGGTACTTTCTTCCTGCTCTTTAACATGGACTTCACCCTCTTTATCCCATAAGCTAAACTTGCCACATTCAAATCGTTTGCTTCGGAATACTCCAACTTCATCTTCCAACAATGTCTCTTGTGCAATGgaaacatcttcaagttcagaaagtAAGAGCCTGAGAAGACCTCTACTGTTGGGCATAGGAGCATTAGCAGCAAATTTGCAGCCAACAAAATTACTCTTTGCTGATG AAATACCGGACAGATATAGAGCTTTTGTCGACTATTCAGACGGATATTCTTACGTTTATCCTTCGGATTGGAAA GAATTTGACTTCAGGGCTCATGATTCTGCATTCAAAGACAGATATCTACAGTTACAAAATGTAAGGGTGAGATTTATACCAACTGAGAAGAAAGATATTAGAGATTTGGGTCCAATGGAAGAG GTTGTAACTGATTTGGTGAAACATAGATATACTGCACCAAACCAAATACCAACAATATATAACATGGAGGAG CGGACTATAGATGGAAAACATTACTATACAGTTGAATTTGAACTTGCGTCCCGAAATTATGGTAGTGCCTGCTTTACAGTACTTGCCATAGGAAATG GAAGGTCCTACACATTGGTTGTTGGAGCCAATGAAAGGCGATGGAAAAAAGTACGCAATCAGCTTAAAGTGGTGGCAGACTCCTTTAGGCTCATAGACATTTGA